From Erigeron canadensis isolate Cc75 chromosome 8, C_canadensis_v1, whole genome shotgun sequence, one genomic window encodes:
- the LOC122579354 gene encoding zinc-finger homeodomain protein 1, with protein sequence MELDELEEEQETEGASGSAAIQLPPPNYGKTGKYRFRECLKNHAVGLGGHAVDGCGEFMAAGDDGTLDALKCAACNCHRNFHRKETEPAHHHVINPPRPINNNHQYLSTTPYNYNNNFHHPAQVRPSGYLQITPSSQQRPLALPSTSREDLDEISNPSSSGGGGGGSGSGSRKRFRTKFTQDQKDKMLGFSESLGWKIQKQDEPAVQQFCAEIGVKRHVLKVWMHNNKHTIG encoded by the exons atggaGCTAGATGAGCTTGAAGAGGAGCAAGAAACTGAAGGAGCATCAGGCAGTGCGGCAATTCAACTTCCTCCACCAAACTACGGGAAAACCGGAAAATACCGGTTTCGAGAGTGCTTAAAAAACCACGCTGTGGGATTAGGCGGTCACGCCGTGGATGGATGTGGTGAATTCATGGCAGCTGGCGATGACGGTACACTAGACGCGCTAAAATGCGCGGCGTGTAACTGTCATCGCAATTTCCACCGAAAAGAAACCGAACCAGCTCATCATCACGTCATCAATCCACCACGCCCAATTAACAACAATCATCAATATCTATCCACCACaccatataattataataacaatTTCCATCACCCAGCACAAGTTAGACCCTCGGGATATTTACAAATAACACCCTCTTCACAACAGCGCCCACTAGCGCTGCCGTCTACATCTAGAGAGGATCTAGATGAGATATCTAACCCTAGCTCtagtggcggcggcggcggcggtagtGGAAGTGGGTCAAGGAAAAGATTTAGGACTAAATTTACTCAAGACCAGAAAGATAAGATGTTGGGTTTTTCAGAGAGTTTAGGATGGAAGATTCAGAAACAAGATGAGCCTGCTGTTCAACAATTTTGTGCTGAAATTGGTGTTAAAAGACATGTTCTTAAGGTTTGGATGCATAATAATAAGCACACTATTG ggtaa